In Isosphaera pallida ATCC 43644, the sequence GGGATCGACGCGGGGCCGATACGATGATCAAAGGCCAGCCAGGCGAGGATCGCCAGCTTGTGGGCGGTGTCGGTGCCATCCACGTCCAGAGTCGGATCGGCTTCGGCGAACCCCTGGGCCTGAGCCAACGCCAGGGCGTCCCGGTAGGAGCGTCCCGACTCGGTCATCTCGGTGAGGATCGAGTTGCAGGTGCCGTTGAGGATCGCCGCCAGAGCGTCCACCCGATTAGCAGTCAGCGCGACCGTCAAGGCGTGGATTACGGGCACGCCGCCTCCCACGCTGGCCTCGAACGCCAAAGCGCGCCCGGTCCGGCCCGCCTCAGCCATGAGGTCGGCCCCGTGTTCGGCCAACAACGCCTTGTTAGCCGTGACCACATCCTTGCCGTTCCTCAATGCGGCCATCATCCACCCTCGCGCCGGTTCGATGCCCCCCGCCACTTCGACCACCACGTCCAGTTCGGGGTTGTCCAACACAGCGCGGGGGTCGTCGGTCAGTCGCGTCCCCGGCGGTGGGGCGATGGCCCGGGGACGCTTCGGGTCACGAACCACGATGGTCGTCAACTGGATTGGCCGACCCGCGCGACGAGCGATTCGCTCCCCCTCTCCGCTCAACAACCGCGCCACGCCGCCGCCCACCGTGCCCAAACCCAGCATCCCCACCCTCAACGGCTCCATCGCCCGCTCCCAATAGCGACCCTCCAAACACCGGCTCACTCGATTCGCCCCAACACTTGAGGTTCCGGCCTAAACTCGACTCGGTCAGAAAGTTTTGAAAAATTCAGCCCAACCTATCGAACCGCGGCGCAGTATAAGATAAAATCAGGAATCTGTCAGGTCGATTCAGTGAATCAAGCCACAGGGACCTGGCGACGTTCCTTCGAGTGGCGTGACCTCTCCTCTCCGCGTTCCGCTTTCGACGTCGCTTTCCACGCCTTCCGCCATTCCCATCAGACTGCCATTCCATTCGCTCTGCATCTGTCCTCCAACAACCTGCTCGATTAGACGATGCGGATCGCCAGTTCCATTGGGAGCCTTTGCTCGATGCCTCGGTACATTTCATCAGGTCATGGTTGGTTGCGTTCAATGGTTCTGAGCCTGCTCGTCGTCGGTTTGACGCTGGGGCTGGGTTCGGTTCTGACGGGTTGTGATTCGGGGACGGGTCCGGTTGGCGTGATCAAGGCCGACAAGGAATCGGTCTCTAAAGACATCATGAACCCGCTGGGCAACGAAGAGTCGGCCAACAGCAAGGGACCGCAGGTCAAGGGCGTCGGTGGCAAGCCTCTCATGGGTGGCCAACCTTAACGTCCGCTTTGTACACGCGCTCCGCGACGTGTATCAACCACGTTTCCTCTCATTCCATCGGGATTCAACCCCTCGAATCGCTCCAATTCATTTGGATCGCTCCAACCCATTAATCGGGAACCTGCTTGATCGGGAACCTGCGCGCTGTTGTCCCAGAACGGTGTGGCCTCAACTGCAATTGGTTGGAACGATCGACTTGGGTTCTTTCCGAGCCTCTCTCGACGCGGAAACGATTCCCGTCTTCGATTCGGGTCGCCATATCAGGAGCCTCAACGCGACACGACGTTTTAAGCGTCCATCTGCTTGGTCGTTTACAAACGCCCAAGACGACTCCCTGGAACCTTCCGCTTCGTTTTCGTTCCGTTCCATCCGTTCCAATCGTTCGTCCTTCTTCCGGAGCTTTCCACCATGAGAAACCGTCATGGTTTCACTCTGATCGAGCTGTTGGTGGTGATCGCCATCATCGCGGTTCTCATCGCGTTGTTGCTGCCGGCGGTGCAATCGGCCCGCGAGGCGGCCCGTCGCGCCCAATGCACCAACAACATGAAGCAGCTGGGCCTAGCGCTTCATAATTACGAGTCGGCCAACCAGATGTTCCCGATCGGGATGTACTGGGCGTGGATTCCGGGGATGCCGGGCTGGGTGACCACCACTCACGGCCCGCTGCCGGCCACCACTCAGTTTCTGGAACAGGGCGTGGTGTTCAACGCGATCAACTTCAACCACAACATGTACGAGCCCGCGAACAACACGGTGCATGGCCTGGGGATTTCGACTTTCTGGTGCCCCAGCGATGGACCAATCTCGCGGATCCGGCAAAACGTGGTCGCCCCCGGGGTGTCGATGGCCTATTCGAGCTACGCTGGAATCGCCGGGCCGTGGTTTGTGAACACATATTCGTTGGTCAACCCCACCGTGGTTCACCCTGACTTCGCGCGGGTGATCGCCAACGGTCGGGGAATCTTCTTCGTGCATAGCACGATTCGGGTGTCGGACATCACCGACGGCACCTCCAACACGATGGGGATGGGGGAACACGCCCACTCGCCCTTGACCGAGAACGACCAGAGGGATTGGTTCTGGTGGACCTCGGGCAACTACGGCGACACCATGATCAGCACTTACCATCCCCTCAACCCGCATCGCCGGGTCGCGCCGGGGACGGGCAACTACACCGGTCTGGGCGCGTCGGCCTTCATTTCGTCGGCCTCCAGCATGCACCCGGGCGGGGCCAACTTCCTGTTTATGGACGGCTCGGTGCGGTTCCTGAAGGACACGATCAACTCTTGGCCGCTCGGTCCCAACGGTCAGCCGGTTGGTTTGACCAGCACGGGTGGGTTCTGGAACCGGATCTTCACTCTTAATCCGCCCGCCCAGTTCGGCGTTTATCAGGCTTTGTCCACCCGCAACGGCAGCGAAGTCATCAGCGCCGACGCCTTCTGAACGAAGGTCTTCAACCGCGACCGTCGGGGTTTAATCCAAGCGTGATTGACCGTGGCCCGTTGTCTCGCTCTGGCGGGACGGCGGGCCATTGGCGTTGTGGGGTTGGGATTGGAAAACCGCGGGAAGTGACACGCGACGCGGATTCCGGCCACCGGCTTGGTTCGACCCAATTGACTTCGTCGTGGACAACGCTAAGATCATGGCATCGGCAAGGGAACTGCTCCCTGGCCGCCTTCCGCGCTGTCCTCCGCGAGGCGCTCTTCCCCGGTTAGAGCCGATCTGTCGGCCCGCCGCCTGTCCCCCCCCGGCTTGGTTCCGGTTCTCATCGCGTTACTGGCGACATTTCCTGGTTGTCTTCGGTAACGTCGTCAAACTGATTCTCCTTATTCTGACACCCAAGGGCTGCGTCCTGTGTTAGGGCTGCGTCCTGTGTTCCGGCGACGAAGGGTCGCAACGATTGCACGTTGCGCGATGTTGGTCGGATGAGGCGAATCCAACCACGCCGACTTAGGCGAACCACCCAGTTTCCGCCTGCGACGGGATTGCCCTCTCTTATCGTCACTTGACCCCCGCACTTGCCGCCCGCTTGACCTAGGAGTGTCCGCCATGTTTTCTCTGATGACCGTTTGGGCCTTTCTGCCAACCTTCGGCACCAACGAGTTGATTGTCATCAGCTTGCTTTCACTGCTGTTCTTTGGTCACCGTCTGCCCAGCGTGATGCGGTCGCTGGGCAAAGGGGTCACCGAGTTCAAGAAGGGGATCAACGACGTTGAGGACGACGTGAACAAGGCGGTGGAGGGTCCCAAGACGGCCGAGGCTCCCAAGCCTGGTTCGACCGCCACGTCCAGCCCGGTTGAACGCTACTGATCGGCCGGGTTGTTGGTCGTCCGTTGTCGCATGCCATCGCGGCTGGATCATTCGTTCCCATTGGCTTCCCCTCGTACCCCGACTTCGACTCATACTTGAAACGGAACCGTTGCCATGCCGTCACTTGGTGGACCGGAAATGCTGGTGGTGTTGGTGCTGGCGGTCCTGCTGTTCGGCAAGAGGTTGCCTGAGGTGGGACGCTCACTGGGCAAGGGGATCGTCGAGTTCAAGAAAGGGGTGCAAGGAATCGAGGAGGAGATTCATCGCGCGACCCAAATCACCACGCCGGTGTCGCGTCACGGCTACTTCGAGGATCGTCCGGTCTCCTCGACGTCGGTTTCCTCCCCTGCGCCACTCTCGCGGTCGATGGAGCAAGTCGCGGTGCCCAAGTTCGAGCCGCCGGCGACTCGTCCCAGCGTCTCCTCCTCGCCTGAATCGGCCGGTTCCTCCAAGACTGGCGGCAATTCCGCGGGTTATCTGGACTAAATCGGGCATCGAGGACCGGCCGCGGACGCCAAGCAAGGCGGCCTTCCTCACACGCGACATCCACTCCATCACCGCGATCCAACTCCATCGATTGAAACGCACCCCATAGCCATTCACTTCTGGGACGCGACCCGCGGCCGGTTCTCGTACCGGCCGCGGCTGTTGTGATCTCCTGGGACCGCTCCGGACCGTCGGTGGTGCGGCACCTTGTCCAAAACTGGAGGAACCGTTACGCTGAAAAAGGTATTTTCGCCCGAGTTCTCAGTTTTGGATCGTCCCGCGGCAACTGCGGGGTTCGATTTGAGTACGGAAATCCCTTCAAGTCTCGCTTCCTCCCGCGTCGGCGTCATGTGCCGGGGGATCCGGAACGAGATCGTTCTAGGAATCTCGGTCACGTCCATGATTCAGGTCAAGCTGCCGGATGGTTCGGTTCGAGAGGCTCCCGAGGGCACAACCGCGCGGGACATCGCCGCGGGAATCGGAAAACGCTTGGCCGAAGCAGCCGTGGCTGCTGTTGCCGATGGCCACATTATCGACTTGGACCGTCCACTGGACGCGATCCGCGAATCGACCCTCACGTCCTCCAACGGCACCGTCGCTCCCAAAACGGACCAGCCCATCGACCTGCGTATCCTCACTCCTAAAGACCGCGAGGCGCTGGATGTTTTGCGGCACTCCACCGCGCATGTGATGGCTCGGGCGATCATGCGGCT encodes:
- a CDS encoding DUF1559 domain-containing protein; amino-acid sequence: MRNRHGFTLIELLVVIAIIAVLIALLLPAVQSAREAARRAQCTNNMKQLGLALHNYESANQMFPIGMYWAWIPGMPGWVTTTHGPLPATTQFLEQGVVFNAINFNHNMYEPANNTVHGLGISTFWCPSDGPISRIRQNVVAPGVSMAYSSYAGIAGPWFVNTYSLVNPTVVHPDFARVIANGRGIFFVHSTIRVSDITDGTSNTMGMGEHAHSPLTENDQRDWFWWTSGNYGDTMISTYHPLNPHRRVAPGTGNYTGLGASAFISSASSMHPGGANFLFMDGSVRFLKDTINSWPLGPNGQPVGLTSTGGFWNRIFTLNPPAQFGVYQALSTRNGSEVISADAF
- a CDS encoding Sec-independent protein translocase subunit TatA/TatB, whose product is MFSLMTVWAFLPTFGTNELIVISLLSLLFFGHRLPSVMRSLGKGVTEFKKGINDVEDDVNKAVEGPKTAEAPKPGSTATSSPVERY
- a CDS encoding Sec-independent protein translocase subunit TatA/TatB, with product MPSLGGPEMLVVLVLAVLLFGKRLPEVGRSLGKGIVEFKKGVQGIEEEIHRATQITTPVSRHGYFEDRPVSSTSVSSPAPLSRSMEQVAVPKFEPPATRPSVSSSPESAGSSKTGGNSAGYLD
- a CDS encoding homoserine dehydrogenase translates to MEPLRVGMLGLGTVGGGVARLLSGEGERIARRAGRPIQLTTIVVRDPKRPRAIAPPPGTRLTDDPRAVLDNPELDVVVEVAGGIEPARGWMMAALRNGKDVVTANKALLAEHGADLMAEAGRTGRALAFEASVGGGVPVIHALTVALTANRVDALAAILNGTCNSILTEMTESGRSYRDALALAQAQGFAEADPTLDVDGTDTAHKLAILAWLAFDHRIGPASIPRRGIDTLDELDLRFAAELGYAVKLLAWAERREGTVAPRVAPTLVKRGTPLAEIRGPFNAIRIVGDAVGEVVLTGQGAGASPTASAVVGDLIDVATGRARLTTRFLASPPSAVPSRTASAQVVDAAIQDPRRRHYLRFGILDQPGVLGRIALILGQHGISIASVIQHDPGEKLPEDSGEVVVPLVVMTHLARESALERALEQIDRLDCVRAPSLQLPVLD